From Brassica oleracea var. oleracea cultivar TO1000 chromosome C3, BOL, whole genome shotgun sequence, a single genomic window includes:
- the LOC106328599 gene encoding uncharacterized protein LOC106328599: MSYLGDVAFSVYHGGYWVKLYNGEFTYFGGEMKSIESKPEEIFIRLSNEFSDGLSGQNLWYKMPFEDLKERKSFCIGDESFEKMCEAARWVKFVDLFLVNPSEHPDDIDGPEPCEAEVRVERSALNFVDEDENFDYHNTPPNSDGEEEDNVYRWKRGSGQLKLRQVFDTLEDFKEALVEYVLKEGRNIEFCRWGKDKSAAKCGIEKENCPWFIHCSYEEHVGKWMVKVFEDKHSCVKDGYCKMLKSPVITKLFLNDWRTDPEIKPKAIQNEILKNFNLIVSPNKIKKAKAKALEIIAKDHEEQFSRLKDYRLELLRSNHESTVLLDTFENDDGTETFHRFYVCFEVIKRLWKTWCRPIFGLDGCFLKSTLKGQLLAVVGRDANNGMYPIAWAVVDVENEPNWCWFIQNLKADLNLQNGRGFTLISDRQKGLLNAVERELPMVEHRMCARHIYANLKKAFPRQSEMKTLFWRVAESYTIPEYQKNLEAVRKYDMRIFEAIMEKNPKNCSLAFCGPTASCIDVHNNISESFNNAIDPARYTPMVEMLEVIRRSAMVRIDLRKLKARQHKSRFTTRATQFIELEQEKIKFCKMYPGSDGRCEVRECNTSFSLNMRMRTCSCRRWEMSGLPCRHALRVFADKKLNYEDYTSSWYSNSQQQQIYSDSIRPVTGMQFWQKLGCVVKPPVGLIEEVENRKGRKPKPKRKKGQNESPKKKVSREKRIMHCGRCGIAGHNAKNCKNFGVPKFLKPRKRMSSNTGEDGYDSTNTNGGDTSDFGDGPSQSTQY; the protein is encoded by the exons ATGAG CTACTTAGGTGACGTAGCATTCAGTGTGTACCATGGTGGGTATTGGGTGAAGCTGTATAATGGAGAATTCACATATTTTGGTGGGGAGATGAAAAGTATCGAAAGCAAACCCGAAGAAATATTTATTAGGTTGTCAAATGAGTTTAGTGATGGGTTGTCTGGACAGAATTTGTGGTATAAGATGCCTTTTGAAGACTTGAAGGAACGGAAGAGTTTTTGCATTGGGGATGAGAGTTTTGAGAAAATGTGTGAAGCAGCTAGATGGGTTAAGTTTGTTGATTTGTTTTTAGTTAACCCAAGTGAGCATCCAGATGATATTGATGGTCCGGAGCCGTGTGAAGCAGAGGTTAGAGTTGAAAGGAGTGCACTGAATTTTGTTGATGAAGATGAAAATTTTGACTATCACAACACACCTCCTAACTCTGATGGTGAAGAAGAGGACAATGTTTACAGATGGAAACGAGGCAGTGGGCAGCTGAAGCTTAGACAAGTTTTTGACACTTTAGAAGACTTTAAAGAGGCGTTAGTGGAATATGTGCTAAAGGAAGGAAGGAATATTGAGTTCTGTCGTTGGGGGAAAGATAAATCTGCAGCAAAGTGTGGGATAGAGAAAGAAAACTGTCCATGGTTTATACACTGCTCTTATGAAGAACATGTTGGAAAGTGGATGGTGAAGGTTTTTGAAGATAAACACAGTTGTGTGAAGGATGGATATTGTAAGATGTTGAAATCTCCTGTGATTACAAAGCTGTTTCTGAATGACTGGAGGACTGATCCTGAGATTAAACCGAAGGCTATTCAGAATGAAATTCTAAAAAATTTCAATTTGATCGTATCTCCAAACAAGATTAAAAAGGCTAAGGCAAAAGCCTTGGAGATCATTGCAAAAGACCACGAGGAACAATTTTCTAGGCTTAAAGATTACCGCTTAGAACTCTTAAG GTCAAATCATGAATCAACTGTCCTGCTAGATACGTTTGAGAATGATGATGGGACAGAAACATTCCACAGATTCTATGTCTGCTTTGAAGTGATCAAAAGACTATGGAAAACTTGGTGTCGTCCTATTTTTGGTCTAGATGGATGTTTTCTAAAGTCTACACTCAAAGGACAATTATTAGCTGTTGTTGGAAGGGATGCTAATAATGGAATGTATCCAATAGCGTGGGCGGTTGTTGATGTAGAAAATGAACCCAATTGGTGCTGGTTCATACAAAATCTGAAGGCGGACTTGAATCTTCAAAATGGTCGTGGTTTTACTTTGATCTCTGATAGGCAAAAG GGTTTGCTGAATGCAGTTGAGAGGGAGCTACCTATGGTAGAACACCGGATGTGTGCTCGCCACATCTACGCAAACTTGAAAAAGGCTTTTCCTCGCCAAAGTGAGATGAAGACTCTGTTTTGGCGAGTAGCTGAAAGTTATACCATACCTGAGTACCAGAAAAACTTGGAAGCTGTTCGGAAATATGATATGCGTATCTTTGAAGCTATAATGGAGAAGAATCCAAAGAATTGTAGCTTGGCTTTTTGTGGACCAACTGCTTCCTGCATAGATGTTCACAACAACATTTCAGAGTCATTCAACAATGCCATCGATCCTGCTAGGTATACACCAATGGTTGAGATGTTAGAGGTAATAAGAAGAAGTGCCATGGTGAGGATTGACTTGAGAAAGCTGAAAGCACGACAACATAAAAGTAGATTCACTACTCGGGCTACACAGTTCATAGAGTTAGAGCAAGAAAAGATTAAGTTCTGCAAGATGTATCCAGGATCAGATGGAAGATGTGAAGTAAGAGAGTGTAATACAAGCTTCAGTTTGAACATGAGGATGAGGACTTGTTCTTGTCGGAGATGGGAAATGAGTGGACTTCCATGTCGTCATGCATTACGCGTGTTTGCAGATAAGAAGCTCAACTACGAAGACTACACCTCTAGCTGGTACTCTAACTCACAGCAGCAACAAATATATAGTGACTCGATACGTCCAGTTACCGGTATGCAGTTTTGGCAGAAACTTGGTTGTGTTGTTAAGCCACCTGTTGGTCTTATTGAAGAGGTAGAAAATAGGAAAGGGAGGAAACCGAAGCCAAAGAGAAAGAAAGGACAGAATGAGTCTCCTAAAAAGAAGGTTAGCAGAGAGAAAAGGATAATGCATTGTGGGCGTTGTGGTATTGCTGGACACAATGCGAAGAATTGTAAGAATTTTGGGGTGCCAAAGTTCTTGAAACCAAGAAAGAGGATGAGTTCAAACACTGGAGAAGATGGTTATGATTCCACAAACACAAACGGAGGAGATACGTCGGATTTTGGAGATGGACCAAGTCAATCGACACAATACTAA
- the LOC106332465 gene encoding transmembrane emp24 domain-containing protein p24delta9-like gives MVLRSKYLCSFLLIIAILSHVSQSLHFELKSGKSKCISEDIKSHAMTVGKYTVVNPNEPYPTPQSHKINIRVTSSHGNTYHHAEEVDSGQFSFTAVEGGEYSACFAAHDHKPDVTLGIDLEWGTGVHYKSLGSLAKRSKVEVMEFEVKALIETVNSIHDEMFYLRDREEEMQDLNRATNSKMAWLGLLSLFVCLGVAGMQFMHLKTFFEKKKVI, from the exons ATGGTTCTCCGATCAAAATATCTATGCTCATTCCTCTTAATCATAGCCATCCTATCGCACGTTTCTCAATCTCTCCACTTCGAGTTAAAATCAGGCAAATCAAAATGCATCTCGGAGGACATCAAAAGCCATGCGATGACCGTCGGAAAGTACACCGTCGTCAATCCCAACGAGCCTTACCCTACTCCACAATCTCACAAGATCAACATAAGG GTGACGTCGAGTCACGGGAACACGTACCATCACGCGGAGGAGGTGGACTCTGGGCAGTTCTCGTTCACGGCGGTGGAAGGTGGGGAATACTCGGCGTGTTTCGCTGCTCACGATCATAAGCCTGACGTGACGTTGGGTATCGATTTGGAGTGGGGGACGGGTGTTCATTACAAGAGTTTGGGTAGTTTGGCGAAGAGGAGCAAAGTCGAA GTCATGGAGTTTGAAGTAAAGGCATTGATTGAAACCGTTAACTCGATTCATGATGAGATGTTTTATCTTAGAGACCG GGAGGAAGAGATGCAGGATCTGAACAGGGCTACAAACTCGAAGATGGCGTGGTTGGGTTTACTGTCTCTTTTCGTGTGCTTAGGAGTTGCTGGGATGCAGTTTATGCACTTGAAGACGTTTTTTGAGAAGAAGAAAGTCATCTAA
- the LOC106331414 gene encoding eukaryotic translation initiation factor 5A-2 — translation MSDEEHHFESSDAGASKTYPQQAGNIRKGGHIVIKGRPCKVVEVSTSKTGKHGHAKCHFVAIDIFTAKKLEDIVPSSHNCDVPHVNRVDYQLIDISEDGFVSLLTDSGGTKDDLKLPTDDNLSALMKSGFEEGKDVVVSVMSSMGEEQICAVKEVGGGK, via the exons ATGTCTGACGAAGAGCACCACTTCGAGTCCAGCGACGCCGGAGCTTCCAAGACCTACCCTCAGCAGGCTGGTAACATCCGTAAAGGTGGTCACATCGTCATCAAGGGCCGTCCCTGCAAG GTTGTTGAGGTTTCGACTTCGAAGACTGGTAAGCACGGTCACGCGAAGTGTCACTTCGTTGCCATTGATATCTTCACTGCCAAGAAGCTCGAGGATATTGTTCCCTCTTCCCACAATTGTGAT GTTCCACATGTGAACCGTGTTGACTACCAGTTGATTGATATCTCTGAGGATGGCTTT GTTAGCCTTTTGACCGACAGTGGTGGCACCAAGGACGACCTCAAGCTTCCCACCGATGATAATCTCAGCGCTCTG ATGAAGAGTGGATTCGAGGAGGGAAAGGATGTGGTGGTGTCTGTCATGTCTTCCATGGGAGAGGAGCAGATCTGTGCCGTCAAGGAAGTTGGTGGTGGCAAGTAA
- the LOC106331321 gene encoding uncharacterized protein LOC106331321 isoform X1 — protein sequence MPFLRTRVKRNLVDEAKGNNSTEDMNLSDHNTSSENATKRQLPVFLLPNSTSQACNASPVKARRKMIDLQLPAHMYLDTDETDDNTICAPYKRSKSGRGDDASHQSNPSGSCLDVKNSTGLLADLNEPLTLQDSEPLALSRDTYSHYRRHNADVEGHWSEKNTSQNGWMVLDAGHGGSTQSQRDLHIPSRSDNAVQPQRQSYPPTDYSNVTFSRERAHRELEARSVNPQASYDSYVESSVASYECSAGLPWLKPKLPCKIEVSNGFLDLNASTNQFTDGLNSVSPQKSLRSSASCSNNANTVRVEKHTSLLSHSLCIADQHKEMNHLLKRDFDINLPCDDASVSVDKHGAKAFCLKKEGENKAANIRHCFDLNACASEDDEGSGLHSSLRVKTKGTFSIDLEAPPTLQSEEEEEEDGESSQDELIKVAAAEAIVAISLSDHPDDAASSSSTDVASKSPLSWFADIITSCSDELERKIDGSGEENSSGEIDYFEAMTLSLHPTKEEDYMPEPLVPENMIFEGTGLNKPRRGKARRGRPKRDFQRDTLPGLSSLSRHEVTEDIQLFSGLMRSRESTSGGDSRATGWGKATRRPRRQRCPPPATVILT from the exons ATGCCGTTTTTAAGAACCAG AGTTAAGAGGAATTTGGTGGATGAAGCAAAGGGAAATAACTCAACTGAAGATATGAATTTGAGTGATCATAATACATCATCTGAGAATGCAACTAAAAGACAGCTTCCTGTGTTTCTCTTACCAAACTCAACTTCACAAGCTTGCAACGCTAGTCCTGTTAAGGCCAGGAGGAAAATGATTGACCTTCAACTCCCTGCACACATGTATCTTGATACGGATGAGACCGATGATAATACGATCTGCGCTCCATATAAACGCTCTAAATCTGGAAGAGGGGATGATGCTTCTCATCAGAGCAACCCTTCAGGATCTTGCTTAGATGTGAAGAACTCAACTGGCTTATTAGCTGACTTGAATGAGCCACTCACATTGCAAGATTCAGAACCTCTTGCGCTCTCCAGGGATACCTATTCTCATTATAGGAGACACAATGCAGATGTTGAAGGGCACTGGTCGGAGAAAAACACAAGTCAAAATGGATGGATGGTCCTTGACGCAG GGCATGGCGGAAGCACTCAGAGTCAGAGAGACCTGCATATACCTTCCCGTTCTGACAATGCAGTTCAACCTCAGAGGCAGAGCTATCCTCCGACTGATTATAGCAATGTAACATTCTCCCGGGAAAGAGCACATCGTGAGCTGGAAGCTCGTTCAGTGAATCCTCAAGCTTCTTATGATAGCTACGTGGAATCAAGTGTGGCTTCTTATGAATGCTCAGCTGGATTGCCCTGGCTAAAACCTAAGCTCCCTTGCAAAATTGAAGTATCCAATGGCTTCTTGGACTTGAATGCATCAACAAATCAATTCACAGATGGCCTGAATAGTGTTTCCCCTCAGAAAAGTTTGAGATCATCTGCTTCATGCTCTAACAATGCCAACACTGTAAGAGTTGAGAAGCATACTTCCCTTCTCTCTCACTCCTTGTGCATCGCTGATCAGCATAAGGAAATGAACCACTTGTTAAAGCGAGACTTCGATATCAACTTGCCATGTGATGATGCCTCGGTTTCTGTTGACAAGCATGGTGCTAAAGCCTTTTGTCTTAAAAAGGAAGGAGAGAACAAAGCTGCCAACATCAGACACTGCTTTGATTTGAATGCATGTGCTAGTGAGGATGATGAAGGTTCAGGCTTACATTCTAGTCTAAGAGTGAAAACAAAAGGAACTTTTTCGATAGATTTGGAAGCTCCCCCCACTCTCCAGAGTGAAGAAGAAGAAGAAGAAGATGGAGAGAGCTCGCAGGATGAACTCATCAAGGTAGCAGCAGCAGAAGCAATAGTCGCCATTTCATTGTCTGATCATCCTGATGACGCAGCTTCCTCCTCTTCAACTGATGTGGCATCGAAAAGTCCACTCTCTTGGTTCGCAGACATTATCACTTCTTGCAGTGATGAGTTAGAAAGAAAGATTGATGGTTCTGGAGAAGAGAATTCTTCTGGGGAGATTGACTACTTTGAAGCCATGACCCTGAGTTTACATCCGACCAAGGAAGAAGACTACATGCCAGAGCCATTAGTCCCTGAGAATATGATCTTCGAAGGGACGGGCTTGAACAAGCCAAGAAGAGGAAAAGCAAGAAGAGGAAGACCGAAGAGGGATTTCCAGAGAGATACTCTCCCTGGACTCTCTTCTCTATCAAGGCACGAAGTCACTGAAGATATACAGTTGTTTAGTGGGCTTATGAGAAGCAGAGAGTCCACCTCTGGTGGAGACAGTAGGGCTACAGGATGGGGAAAAGCAACAAGAAGACCGAGGAGACAAAGGTGCCCTCCTCCTGCAACTGTAATCTTAACATGA
- the LOC106331321 gene encoding uncharacterized protein LOC106331321 isoform X2, translating to MNLSDHNTSSENATKRQLPVFLLPNSTSQACNASPVKARRKMIDLQLPAHMYLDTDETDDNTICAPYKRSKSGRGDDASHQSNPSGSCLDVKNSTGLLADLNEPLTLQDSEPLALSRDTYSHYRRHNADVEGHWSEKNTSQNGWMVLDAGHGGSTQSQRDLHIPSRSDNAVQPQRQSYPPTDYSNVTFSRERAHRELEARSVNPQASYDSYVESSVASYECSAGLPWLKPKLPCKIEVSNGFLDLNASTNQFTDGLNSVSPQKSLRSSASCSNNANTVRVEKHTSLLSHSLCIADQHKEMNHLLKRDFDINLPCDDASVSVDKHGAKAFCLKKEGENKAANIRHCFDLNACASEDDEGSGLHSSLRVKTKGTFSIDLEAPPTLQSEEEEEEDGESSQDELIKVAAAEAIVAISLSDHPDDAASSSSTDVASKSPLSWFADIITSCSDELERKIDGSGEENSSGEIDYFEAMTLSLHPTKEEDYMPEPLVPENMIFEGTGLNKPRRGKARRGRPKRDFQRDTLPGLSSLSRHEVTEDIQLFSGLMRSRESTSGGDSRATGWGKATRRPRRQRCPPPATVILT from the exons ATGAATTTGAGTGATCATAATACATCATCTGAGAATGCAACTAAAAGACAGCTTCCTGTGTTTCTCTTACCAAACTCAACTTCACAAGCTTGCAACGCTAGTCCTGTTAAGGCCAGGAGGAAAATGATTGACCTTCAACTCCCTGCACACATGTATCTTGATACGGATGAGACCGATGATAATACGATCTGCGCTCCATATAAACGCTCTAAATCTGGAAGAGGGGATGATGCTTCTCATCAGAGCAACCCTTCAGGATCTTGCTTAGATGTGAAGAACTCAACTGGCTTATTAGCTGACTTGAATGAGCCACTCACATTGCAAGATTCAGAACCTCTTGCGCTCTCCAGGGATACCTATTCTCATTATAGGAGACACAATGCAGATGTTGAAGGGCACTGGTCGGAGAAAAACACAAGTCAAAATGGATGGATGGTCCTTGACGCAG GGCATGGCGGAAGCACTCAGAGTCAGAGAGACCTGCATATACCTTCCCGTTCTGACAATGCAGTTCAACCTCAGAGGCAGAGCTATCCTCCGACTGATTATAGCAATGTAACATTCTCCCGGGAAAGAGCACATCGTGAGCTGGAAGCTCGTTCAGTGAATCCTCAAGCTTCTTATGATAGCTACGTGGAATCAAGTGTGGCTTCTTATGAATGCTCAGCTGGATTGCCCTGGCTAAAACCTAAGCTCCCTTGCAAAATTGAAGTATCCAATGGCTTCTTGGACTTGAATGCATCAACAAATCAATTCACAGATGGCCTGAATAGTGTTTCCCCTCAGAAAAGTTTGAGATCATCTGCTTCATGCTCTAACAATGCCAACACTGTAAGAGTTGAGAAGCATACTTCCCTTCTCTCTCACTCCTTGTGCATCGCTGATCAGCATAAGGAAATGAACCACTTGTTAAAGCGAGACTTCGATATCAACTTGCCATGTGATGATGCCTCGGTTTCTGTTGACAAGCATGGTGCTAAAGCCTTTTGTCTTAAAAAGGAAGGAGAGAACAAAGCTGCCAACATCAGACACTGCTTTGATTTGAATGCATGTGCTAGTGAGGATGATGAAGGTTCAGGCTTACATTCTAGTCTAAGAGTGAAAACAAAAGGAACTTTTTCGATAGATTTGGAAGCTCCCCCCACTCTCCAGAGTGAAGAAGAAGAAGAAGAAGATGGAGAGAGCTCGCAGGATGAACTCATCAAGGTAGCAGCAGCAGAAGCAATAGTCGCCATTTCATTGTCTGATCATCCTGATGACGCAGCTTCCTCCTCTTCAACTGATGTGGCATCGAAAAGTCCACTCTCTTGGTTCGCAGACATTATCACTTCTTGCAGTGATGAGTTAGAAAGAAAGATTGATGGTTCTGGAGAAGAGAATTCTTCTGGGGAGATTGACTACTTTGAAGCCATGACCCTGAGTTTACATCCGACCAAGGAAGAAGACTACATGCCAGAGCCATTAGTCCCTGAGAATATGATCTTCGAAGGGACGGGCTTGAACAAGCCAAGAAGAGGAAAAGCAAGAAGAGGAAGACCGAAGAGGGATTTCCAGAGAGATACTCTCCCTGGACTCTCTTCTCTATCAAGGCACGAAGTCACTGAAGATATACAGTTGTTTAGTGGGCTTATGAGAAGCAGAGAGTCCACCTCTGGTGGAGACAGTAGGGCTACAGGATGGGGAAAAGCAACAAGAAGACCGAGGAGACAAAGGTGCCCTCCTCCTGCAACTGTAATCTTAACATGA
- the LOC106333449 gene encoding zinc finger protein ZAT4-like, giving the protein MEQCQERKFACRFCSKRFPCGKSLGGHIRTHMNHENSADSDELNNLRVDENGGNSSYGLRENPKKNKRFVVQRSMMALKHQQHQQQLLYCRECGKGFPSSKALCGHMACHSEREKIVMDSQSETEASSSPTRRRSKRVVGGSIMNQYGSASSDDTGIEPEQEEMALSLMMMSRDSSFKKGHNMAESSDYSVILETKSSSGEQLKKFCKQDKLGGVDVLYESDNSDSGYFRNGPKKLDSDVSVDAGFINNAAMGLNNRFRKERSGTGSGRSSTKYDLRKSKRGFPCYGRKKTKYELAESVYDSGDQLSLETESCADTIKIHSNRSTMVKKASGGGAKKKSKGHECPICFRVFKSGQALGGHKRSHFLGNHEHRTLVIQQQHQVAHEMHTLIDLNLPAPID; this is encoded by the coding sequence ATGGAGCAGTGCCAAGAGAGGAAGTTTGCGTGTAGGTTCTGCAGCAAGAGGTTCCCTTGTGGTAAATCACTTGGAGGTCACATCAGAACTCACATGAACCACGAGAACTCAGCTGATTCAGATGAACTCAATAATCTCAGAGTCGACGAAAATGGAGGCAACTCTAGCTACGGTCTGAGAGAGAATCCTAAAAAGAACAAGAGGTTTGTGGTTCAAAGAAGCATGATGGCTCTGAAACATCAACAACACCAACAGCAACTTCTTTATTGCAGAGAATGTGGTAAAGGCTTCCCTTCTTCTAAAGCTCTTTGTGGTCACATGGCTTGTCACTCCGAGAGAGAGAAGATTGTGATGGATAGTCAATCTGAGACTGAAGCTTCTTCATCACCTACCAGGAGAAGATCCAAGAGAGTTGTTGGTGGTAGCATCATGAATCAGTACGGTTCAGCATCTTCTGATGACACTGGGATTGAGCCTGAACAAGAGGAAATGGCATTGTCTCTGATGATGATGTCTAGAGACTCAAGTTTCAAGAAAGGACATAACATGGCTGAGTCTTCAGACTACTCTGTGATACTTGAGACCAAGTCATCTTCAGGAGAACAGCTGAAGAAATTTTGTAAGCAAGACAAACTTGGAGGAGTAGATGTTCTGTATGAATCAGACAATTCTGATTCTGGATACTTCAGGAATGGACCAAAGAAGTTAGACTCAGACGTTTCTGTTGATGCTGGATTCATTAACAATGCTGCAATGGGGCTCAATAACAGATTCCGGAAGGAACGGTCAGGAACCGGATCAGGTCGTTCGTCTACAAAGTATGATCTGAGGAAAAGCAAAAGAGGGTTTCCTTGTTACGGTCGGAAGAAAACCAAGTATGAGTTAGCTGAATCAGTTTATGACAGTGGTGATCAGCTAAGCTTGGAGACTGAATCTTGTGCAGACACAATCAAGATTCATAGTAATAGATCCACAATGGTTAAGAAAGCAAGTGGTGGTGGTGCAAAGAAGAAAAGCAAAGGCCATGAGTGTCCTATTTGCTTCAGGGTGTTTAAATCAGGACAAGCATTGGGTGGTCACAAGAGATCACATTTCCTTGGTAATCATGAGCACAGGACTTTGGTGATCCAACAACAACACCAAGTGGCTCATGAGATGCATACACTCATCGATCTCAATCTTCCTGCTCCTATAGATTAA
- the LOC106333752 gene encoding CLAVATA3/ESR (CLE)-related protein 9-like translates to MSTTHLNRSILISLLLLLLLLTTSITYPTAEVNRTMTSRNFRYRTHRFIPRVHLPYYVTPCDSFSRPYARSMCLELQRIHRSSWKQPLVSPPPPEIDPRYGVDKRLVPSGPNPLHN, encoded by the coding sequence ATGTCCACGACACACCTGAACCGTTCGATCTTGATCTCTCTCCTCCTCCTCCTCCTCCTTCTCACAACTTCCATCACTTATCCAACCGCAGAAGTAAACCGGACGATGACATCAAGAAACTTCCGTTACCGAACTCACCGATTCATCCCGAGGGTTCACCTCCCGTATTACGTGACTCCTTGTGACTCCTTCTCTCGTCCTTACGCGCGTTCTATGTGCCTTGAGCTTCAAAGGATCCACCGTAGCAGCTGGAAGCAGCCACTTGTTTCCCCTCCTCCGCCGGAGATCGATCCAAGGTACGGCGTCGATAAAAGACTCGTTCCCTCCGGTCCAAATCCTCTTCACAACTAA